One Deltaproteobacteria bacterium genomic window, ACGCTCATCGTGGTGTTCCCATGCCAAACCACGTCCGGCTTGAAATCCTTCATTCCCAGCACCTGACTCTTGGTATCCAAAGCCAGGAGAGACACGTCCTGATCGGGTCCGACCTCGAAGCCCAGCAGAACAGCCTGGTCTTTGACGGCCTTAATGGGCGCGCTGCAGTAAGGAGAAGCGAACATGTAGGAGCACAAAAACCGGGGTTTTCGTTTCTGATAGTCCGCTTTGGTGGGCCATACTTTATCGTACCAGGCGGTGAGAGCGGCTCTGGCATTGGTCGAGTAGTCCGTGGAAAAAAACAAATTGTAGGGTGTTTTCTTGGGATCCGTGAGATGCGCGGAATAGGAGGCGGACACATAGGGCATCTTGTCTTTCGTAACCGTGGGAGACAGCGCCTCTGTGTCACCCGTACCCCATCCTTGCACCAGGCTACATTTCAGTCGTTTGAACAGATTGTACTTGGTTAGGGCTTCAGGGATGCGGTAGCCGTAATCAAACTGGTACAGCTTGATTTCCTTGCCGTTGATGCCTCCGTTATCATTCACGTACCGGTAGGCTTCAGCGATGCCCAAGGCATAGTCCTTTCCAACGTCAGACGTGGCGCCGGTCATGTCGTTCAGCGCCCCGATAATCACCTTTTCGGCCATGGCCGATGGAACACTAAAGCCGGCTGCCAGAACAACGATCAAAGCTGGAATCAACAACCATCTAAAGCAAGTTTCGGATTTCATAGAACCCCCCTTTTTAGCGGATTGCAGGAAAGTTGCCACACTTCTCTACCCAAAGCCGAAGCAGTCGTCACCTCCTTCCTTGTTACTTGTTATTAGTAGGAAAAGGGCCATAAATTGAAGTAGTTCTTGGCCTGCCACCATCGATACGCCAAGCCGTTGGGCTCGTAAATCAGAAACCCGCAAATGGCCAACCCGAACAAACCGTCTTTGACGAACATGGACCGCATCAAAAGCGCCGGAAACACATCGGCCGTGATCATGATAAACTGATTCAGAATCTCGATAAGGATGCCCATGAAGATGGCGCCATAAATGGCGCCGTGCACGGAGCCG contains:
- a CDS encoding ABC transporter substrate-binding protein, whose product is MKSETCFRWLLIPALIVVLAAGFSVPSAMAEKVIIGALNDMTGATSDVGKDYALGIAEAYRYVNDNGGINGKEIKLYQFDYGYRIPEALTKYNLFKRLKCSLVQGWGTGDTEALSPTVTKDKMPYVSASYSAHLTDPKKTPYNLFFSTDYSTNARAALTAWYDKVWPTKADYQKRKPRFLCSYMFASPYCSAPIKAVKDQAVLLGFEVGPDQDVSLLALDTKSQVLGMKDFKPDVVWHGNTTMSVAATLRDAYALDLGADHIINNWGFDENLPRLAGEAAEGAIGAAPCAFFGENVPLMDKVMEYAKKYNPGIPAEKRLIRTIQGWGNVLIATEAMKRADKEGSLAGEGILKKGFETMADWPIGLGASPVTYTATDHRPAGQVNIYKWEKGKFDLLERVDMKGRWSEKWEKEWLGW